DNA from Drosophila busckii strain San Diego stock center, stock number 13000-0081.31 chromosome 2R, ASM1175060v1, whole genome shotgun sequence:
GGGCATGGGAGTTCCGCTGTTCTTCAATGATATGAGAAATCCTTTGCGTGTTATAGGTGCTTGCGGATCAGGCGCCGGATTTGACTCcaattcatttgattttgtgcTACTTGACATgtttaattctaaataaattgcttaaaaacaaaattatgggctaacaaaacacaacataGATAAAGTATCGATACTTGTTGTCATTAAGAACAAGCAGGGCTGCATAAGCATAGTTAAAGATGCGCGCGCGttgaaaagaatttaaaattcaattacgcTATAGCAGCTCACACTTATGATTTCCTAATTATGCAAACTTTGGCTTATATGtttcataataataactaattgTAGAAAATACGCTGAGTGCGTGGAAACAAAAGtgtttagaaaataaaagcacgATCTATGAAAGTGAAATTGCGCTAGTTTACAGAAATTTCGTtagcatttcatttcaaatgcatGCTGAAGAGGCCTGAAGCTTTGTGCGCTTGTCATCTGCCATGTCTACGCATGTGTTAAAACATCGCGCAAAAGACTCTACTATCAATTATCACCCcagagccaacaacaaactgtttaGGCCGGTGGTATATAAGCTGCGATTGGCATTGAGTGCATTATCAGTTCTGCAGCAACTGTGCAAGTGATTTAAACAAAGCGAATAGACATTCCAAAACcacgaaaaatatttaaaaatgaataaaacaacaattttgtatgGAGCCGTGCTGCTCGTAGTGTATTTCACCTTGGTGTTTTGCGAGGAATCTTCGGACAATGTGAGCACTCAATTAGTGAATACCAACTCGGATATGAACGCGGATGAGCTACTAAATGCTGGCCGGGATTTATTGGAGTTCGAGGGACGCACACGTCGTCATCGTCACAGACTATGGTGTAAGTattgaaatggaaatattTTGGACTATGTAATAGTATCCATTGGAGCCGTAATAATTAGCACTTTAGCTACCATTCTGATCCAATTTATTGTtggttattattgttattatgctACTTAGCACTTGACGACTTTCTTTCGAAAGTTTTTCCATAGGGTTCATACTTAGATGGAAGCAATTGGCTTATCACGATttgcaataacaattaattaacacttttcactttcaatCTTAAGacatattaaacaattatgaATTGTCGTAGATCACGTTCCATGCTCCAGCTGTTAATCTATTTAAACGCATTTCCAGATCGTCATTTGTGGCCCTTGGCTATTGCCTATTGGATTAAGGTTAAGCTGGTCATCGTATCCTTCTTTGTGGGCAGCGCCATTTACTTGGGCTTGCGCTACTTCTGGCCACATGCCAAGTGCAATCAAGAGATCATTCTTGATCATCCGTAAGTTTTATAGCTACACTTTGATTGCTTGTTATATTAACATCAAGTTTCCTTTAGTCCACCATCGTTCAGTCAACACGATCACATACCTTATTCCTTGGATCCTCATATtcatgagcatgagcatgaaCATTATGATTCACCCGGCTCCTTTGATACCAGTGGCAGCTCCTTTGATCCTTACTCCGGCTACTCCAGCTATGCTAGCTCAGATATTGTGTCCGATGTGTCTAGCACAGGTCCTGGCACAGGTCCACCAAACACTTTGCGTCGCGGCAAGCGCAGCGTGGAAAACGAAGAGGAAGTCGATGAAGCTACTGTAGATGAAGTAGAGCTGGTTGATGAAGAGATTACGGAAAGCGTAGCACGCCAGCAGCCCGCTGAAGAGCAGTAAGCAGTAGCccttaacaattattaaagcCAGCGTTCTATATTTCTCTGCCTTTCAGGATTGCtgactttttgtttgcctttttgggTCTGGACTCCAAGGCGTGCCGTCGCCGTTTTGTTTGCGAAATGGAGTTCCGCTCCAAGCTGAATCCATTGAGTAGCATGGCCTTCCGCATTGTGGGCCGTGGCTTCTTTGAAAAgtatacaaatgcaaataatccAAATGGCAGAGCTACAAACTTCTTTGAATGCGCTACTGCAAATCccgagtgtgtgtttgtggaaAATGCTGAGCCCGAATCCGCTGAGCCAAGTGCCACAGAAGTCACTGAAGCTGTGACATCCGAGCCTGAGGCACAAAACGAGTTGAACTTGCAGGCGGAGCGTCGACATGCCAAGATCAAGCATCGTCGTGGCGATCGCATGCTGCTCCCTATAGCTGAGCGCATATTGacgcaataatttatttatgtatttaattatttatttattttagctataagaatgatgaaaaataaacttgccgcagttttttaaacaaaaattataaattgtaactaaatttttaggtttagcaacaaagcaaacacaaaccaAATCTCCTTGAGCCGCAGACTTAGAACAAAAAAATACCATTGATAGATAGCTTAAACTAATGACTAAATCTTTTTGACCTTCTTCTTTTTGATGGCATTTATCTGATCAGCCATTTGTTCGATTTCACGCTGATTCAGCGGCTCGCTCTTGCGCACGCTCGTCTTGCTCTTCTGGCGTTGCGCAATGTCGGCGATGAGATCGCTTAGTCTGGCCCAAACAAAGCTCAAGAAGTTAACTGCCAAGTCCTGTTTGAAGAAGGCAATGGCTACCAGCGCTATCAACACCAAGGCGGATATGGAATTCTGATTGAGGTCAGCTTCAGAGGCGCGCACCTCGGGCTTGAACTCCAGATACATGTACACGGaacatttgtttgctacaAAGCTGTGCGATGGCAGCTTGTATGTGTAGGTCTTGTCGGAGAGCGTCGATTGGAGCTCCACCACATAGCTCTGGCCATCGAGCGGTATGCGTGGGAAGTAAACCATAATGCCTGGATTGAAGCTGCCCTTGGGGTTCAGTGGTGTGGCCACGCGTTGTGAGTACACAGGTGAATCGGAGGCACCACGTTTATACATAACAATGCGCAATGTTTTATAGAAATCATTCTGGCTGGCCATAATACGCGCCGTTATATCCACAATCTTAATGGGATTGATGGCAATCAGATTAACATCACGCACATCGTCGTTGGCCACAGTCACTGTACGCTCGCTGGGTATGGAACGATGCACTTTGTCATCATCGGGCAGCACACGCACCGTATAGGTGCAGCCAGGTTGCAGTCCACGAATGCGATACTGTCCATTGCTTTCGCTGGTGGCTTCCTCTTGTTGATGCTGACAGCTTTCAGTGGAAGTGGCCTGCACGTTTACTCCGGCAAAAGGATCGCCATTCAGTGAGGTTATGGTGCCAAAGACGGAGTAAGCAAACCGCTTGCCGCtgtttaaaatcaaatgattGTTATTAGAAAGGATGAAAGGTTATGATTACAGGAGAGAGCCTTGACGTATGAGCTTGGCTAATACTTACGTTAGCGTAACCTGCACAGTTTCGCCATCCTTGATGTCAATCATTTTGGAATTGGGTTCGAATTTATATTCCTTCATCATGGGACGCAAAAAGTATTGCGAAGGAGACAGCGAGTGGAAATTGATGGCGCCATTGTCGCCGGTAACCAGATTCTTGCGATAACTCTCACCGCCGCTTAGCGAAAGCAGCACGCCACTCAAGAGCTGTTTGGCATCATCCATAACCGTTACCTCAATCTCGCAGAGCTTGTGTGCGCTAAACGAATTCGATTGACGATTGTACTCACTAAACACATACGATTCCTTTTCAGCCTTTAGTTCAAACTTCAAGTTCTCATCGATAGGTCCAATCTTGAACTCGCCAGTAACTGAGGTAACTGCCTCAATGGGCGCCAGATCTGTACGCTCTGTAAAACTGAGTGTTACCTTGGCATCTCTTATAGCCGGCAACACCTTGCCGCGCAAAATCAAACCACGCGTGGCTACAAAATTGAAAGCTATATCCACGCAATCGCTGCCGCCTTGCAATTCATGATTTTGTGGCGCAAAGAGCAGCACATCGCTCAATGGTGTTATGGTAAGTGTTTCATCGGGTTTAAGATAAGTCTCATAGCGGTAAGCATATTTGCCATCGACTTTATGTGCCTCAGCTGTGGGCGTTATTATCTGTTTGCCCAGCGCTTCCGTTTCCACAGCCAGACGCAGTGAATCCGCATTCGGTTCAGTAGACAAAACACGTATGCCTGTCTTATGAGCTATGGCATTGACTATCAAcgtttgcagctgctctggCTCAGGTGTTATGAACTTAGTGGGCAGACTGTCGTCATAGATGTGACAACTCTCCAGCTTGAAATCATAGCTGCCGTATTTGTTGACGCAGAAAGTATTAACGCCTGATAGAATTTTAAGTGATTCCAGTGGCGCCTTGGGCTCTGAGGGTCCAGTCACATGTTGGTAGCGCATCTATAAATAGCTGGttagtatataataatttattaacaagaGGCAATCTGCTTACCAGCGCGCGATGACTAGAAATAATGGATACTTCGTAGCCCTTGTGTATAAATGGTGGTGCTTCCtcctcagcagcagccacgttTAGGAAAACGCGTGTGGATTCGTAGCAAAGATTGCCCTGTGGTATGGTTAGCTCGTAAGGACCAGGCAGCACATCCTTGAATGCATACTTGCCAcctaaaacaaataaattttagtttgtatatttttctgGATGTATCAACTACTTACGATGCGCCTTGGCTTTCCATTTATTGTCTGTGGGCTGACCAGTGGCATCCAAGCCTTGGAGCGTAACTTCAGCACTGGTGCAAGTAGCTGTGGCATCGGGCAGACACTGCAGCTCGCCACGTATTGTGGCACGCAGCTGTGAGAAGATAATGCCACTAACTGGCGCATCCTTCACTTCAGTCTGCTGTTGCACTGGGAAAAATTGCACGCCGCTGGTTTTGTCTACATCAGTGGTGAGCACTTCAATGCTATATCGGCCCGCAGGCAAATTGGCGCACCATTCACCATTCGACGCTTGCGTTGTGGCTTTGATATGGAAAGTAGAGCCCGCTTTGGTGATGCCCACAGTATAAGATTTGCTGGAGACAACTTTGCCGCAGACTTCATAGGCAGTGGGTACTATAACAGGCAGAGTTGGTACAGAGATTTGTGTTTTCACTTGCAGCACGTCAAACAGATGCCTGGGTGACTCAATGAGTATGTTATAGCTGCCCGCTTTAATGTTCTCCAATGTATAGCTGCCCGCATCATCGGTTTTTGCCACTTGCTCGTTATTCAATTTAACTATGGCACCCTTTAGAGGCCCGCCGCTAGCAGAGCGCAGTACTTTGCCCGAGACTGTAAAGCCGCTAATCTTAAATTCATCCTGCAGCTGCAACGTGTCCTTGCCAACTTCAATTTCCACAAAAGCGGGCGTGAGATGCAATTTCAATTCCTTATTTTCAttgacagccagcagcaaatatttgccagtGGGCACATTTTTAAAGCTATATAGACCCTGTTCGGCTAAGAcatagcaggcagcagcagtttcgTAGTCGTTTTTCAACTGATTTGTGGGGGCTTTGGGAGATTGTTCGCACCTGGGCTGCAATGTTTGCTGTAGGCATATTATAAAAagaagttaaaataaatacatacaatcGTATTTACATTTACTTACACCTCTTTTCTTATATAAAGCCAGAGCAATGTTGGGTAACTGTTGCGCGCTGGCATCTAGACGTCCATTAATATTAAAGCCAGACACAACCAGCGAATTTGGCGGCAATTCCGTATTTCCACTCACCACCTGCACCTTGTGCTCCGCCTTTGCGAAATGCCATGCAGCATGCGTGGCACGCACCACATAATTTCCAGGTATAATTGGCGTAAAGAAGAATACGCCATTTATATCAGTCTTCGTTCGTCGGATCTCACCCTGTTCAGACTTTAGTTCCACATCCACATCACGTGCACCACTGCCCGTGGCCAAAACCACCTTGCCGGTTATGCCAAAGCCTTTGAAAACAAAGTTCACATCTTTCCCCTGACTGCACACGTCATTCTTGCCATCGAAATTAAGTTCAACGTGCTCGGGCTCAAAACTCCAGCCAGGTGGAGGTGATATGCTCAGCATATATTCACCTTTGTCATAGATAGGCAGAAAGTAATAGCCATTGGATGGTGAGCAGTCGGTTTTATCTTTTAGCGAGCCCTGCTTCGTTAAACTGCAGgtaaatttttttcttatcagacactgaataatttaatttacaactttttgaATCAACTTACAGTTTAATTTCCACCTTGGAAAAGTCAATATCAGTATGGCTCTTGATAAAACCACCGCAGCCTATAACTTCGTTCGCCTGTCCATTGATTTggctaattatattaattaaaattaataaaaagccgGACAACCGCCCGCTCGacctcatttttttttctttaattttccGAGCCAGTGCTGCCAGAAATCAGTGAGAGCAAGTTGTCTCGCGATATCGATATCTACAATTACGTGCTCGATTTTCGATGCAGGCTACTTTGTCGATAAGGCCGTTGCATTCGTTACATGTAACGagtcataattaataaattttaagagagcgccaaatttaaaattcaaaactcgTTATTGGTTAcgttacatatatatttataaattttgctttcattaaTTGTCATATGGCATACAtcttcaaaatatatatgtatgtacatctCGTTTTGACATTGAAACAGCGCTTGATTGCTGCATAATTAAGCTTGTCGTAGATTAATTATCGCAACGAATTTTAATTACACCCAAAGTACGATACAGCAACAAGTGCAGAATACAGATGATGTTTTTACAGTTAAACGATCTGCCAGGCAACAAAGTACGCGCAGATACAGATAAAGTCGTTCGAAAGAAATTCATTTCAAGCGTCGTTTGAGACGTCGAATCAATTTTATCCGTTGCTCGACGCCAGCGATAAATGGTGCCAAACAATGTAGTACAATATAATATTGAAGATACACGCTTATACAATGGGCACAAAGCCGTCCAACTGTATAGATACATTTAATTGAACGAATCGAATGACTGAAGTACAACTATTTGTATGCAGCATTAATTACTGACATTGACTTTGAATTTCTTTACAGCGGTGCCCTTGTTGGGAAAATACATTGTAAAGAAAATACcctatatatattaatgtatatataaccAACGTATGCATACAGTTAAGTGCAGAGATCAACTGCAACTTCCGGCCTGTCAGCTGTCTTAACTGTGCCATTATCGCGTGCCAGATAGTCCATCTACCTGAGCGCTGCTTACCTGGCGCTGTCATCAATTCAAAACTAATTAGCTGCCGCCGACGCATGCATTAAGGTGTCTTAGTCCTCCcgaaagaataaaatattttaatattgtctACAGACAGTGTGTCGCGAAGGTAGCACAGTGTACTTACCACATTAGTTTTATGGCCTGGTATTATTAGAATCTGAACCCTGAGCATTTA
Protein-coding regions in this window:
- the LOC108594795 gene encoding uncharacterized protein LOC108594795, with the translated sequence MNKTTILYGAVLLVVYFTLVFCEESSDNVSTQLVNTNSDMNADELLNAGRDLLEFEGRTRRHRHRLWYRHLWPLAIAYWIKVKLVIVSFFVGSAIYLGLRYFWPHAKCNQEIILDHPPPSFSQHDHIPYSLDPHIHEHEHEHYDSPGSFDTSGSSFDPYSGYSSYASSDIVSDVSSTGPGTGPPNTLRRGKRSVENEEEVDEATVDEVELVDEEITESVARQQPAEEQIADFLFAFLGLDSKACRRRFVCEMEFRSKLNPLSSMAFRIVGRGFFEKYTNANNPNGRATNFFECATANPECVFVENAEPESAEPSATEVTEAVTSEPEAQNELNLQAERRHAKIKHRRGDRMLLPIAERILTQ
- the LOC108597466 gene encoding nodal modulator 2, whose amino-acid sequence is MRSSGRLSGFLLILINIISQINGQANEVIGCGGFIKSHTDIDFSKVEIKLLTKQGSLKDKTDCSPSNGYYFLPIYDKGEYMLSISPPPGWSFEPEHVELNFDGKNDVCSQGKDVNFVFKGFGITGKVVLATGSGARDVDVELKSEQGEIRRTKTDINGVFFFTPIIPGNYVVRATHAAWHFAKAEHKVQVVSGNTELPPNSLVVSGFNINGRLDASAQQLPNIALALYKKRGQTLQPRCEQSPKAPTNQLKNDYETAAACYVLAEQGLYSFKNVPTGKYLLLAVNENKELKLHLTPAFVEIEVGKDTLQLQDEFKISGFTVSGKVLRSASGGPLKGAIVKLNNEQVAKTDDAGSYTLENIKAGSYNILIESPRHLFDVLQVKTQISVPTLPVIVPTAYEVCGKVVSSKSYTVGITKAGSTFHIKATTQASNGEWCANLPAGRYSIEVLTTDVDKTSGVQFFPVQQQTEVKDAPVSGIIFSQLRATIRGELQCLPDATATCTSAEVTLQGLDATGQPTDNKWKAKAHRGKYAFKDVLPGPYELTIPQGNLCYESTRVFLNVAAAEEEAPPFIHKGYEVSIISSHRALMRYQHVTGPSEPKAPLESLKILSGVNTFCVNKYGSYDFKLESCHIYDDSLPTKFITPEPEQLQTLIVNAIAHKTGIRVLSTEPNADSLRLAVETEALGKQIITPTAEAHKVDGKYAYRYETYLKPDETLTITPLSDVLLFAPQNHELQGGSDCVDIAFNFVATRGLILRGKVLPAIRDAKVTLSFTERTDLAPIEAVTSVTGEFKIGPIDENLKFELKAEKESYVFSEYNRQSNSFSAHKLCEIEVTVMDDAKQLLSGVLLSLSGGESYRKNLVTGDNGAINFHSLSPSQYFLRPMMKEYKFEPNSKMIDIKDGETVQVTLTGKRFAYSVFGTITSLNGDPFAGVNVQATSTESCQHQQEEATSESNGQYRIRGLQPGCTYTVRVLPDDDKVHRSIPSERTVTVANDDVRDVNLIAINPIKIVDITARIMASQNDFYKTLRIVMYKRGASDSPVYSQRVATPLNPKGSFNPGIMVYFPRIPLDGQSYVVELQSTLSDKTYTYKLPSHSFVANKCSVYMYLEFKPEVRASEADLNQNSISALVLIALVAIAFFKQDLAVNFLSFVWARLSDLIADIAQRQKSKTSVRKSEPLNQREIEQMADQINAIKKKKVKKI